Part of the Pseudomonas baltica genome is shown below.
GCCGCTTGTGATCGGCTGCGCCACCTTGGGCGGTATATTCGGCGATCAGTTGCTGTTCTGGACCGGACGTTATTCCGGAGAGCGTCTGCTGCCCAAACTCAAGCGTCATCAGGCTGCCATCGAACGGGTCGAGGGGCTTATCCAGCGCTACCCCACGACCTCTGTCTTCGCCGTTCGCTTCCTCTACGGCATGCGCCTGGTGGGGCCTATGGTGATAGGGGCAAGTGGCCTATCCCCCTGGCGTTTCGCCCTGATCAACATACTGGGTGCGGCGGTCTGGGCCACCCTGTTCGTCAGCGCCGGCTACTGGGCCGGCGAAGCATTACAGCATTTCTTTGGGGACCTGAAGCCCTATCGCCTGCCGATTTTCATCGCGGTGGTAGCACTGGTGGCCCTTGCGGCACTGGTCCGGTATTTGCGTCGCCGACGCAAGGCGTCCCACCCCTGAGGAAAGCGCTGCATCGGGCGCGAGGCAGCCATGTCGCCAGAGCGAGCGCAATCGTTGCGCCTACTTCTCCCACTCCGCCTTCGCAATCATCAACCCATGATTCCCCCTGTATGCCGCCCGTTCCGGCGACTTCCAGCCGCCCAGTAGCGCGGCGTCCAGGCGATAAACCTCCACCCCCAAAGGCCGGCACACGCTCAAAGGATCCTGCGCATCCGGCCCCCACATCGGCAGCGACAAATCCCCCCCTGGGCACGTCGACAGTGCGCACAACACATCGATCTCGGCAAAAAACTCCAGATAATCCCCCTGCTTGGCCGGGCAGGCTTTCATGAAGTACATATCGTCCGCGTTCAACCCGGTGCACTGAAAGATGTTCAGCACGTCATGCACATCGAACTCCGTCAGCCCATGAGGCAACACGGCACGCGTCAGGTTGGAATGGCAATGATGGTGGAAGTCCTCGCCGGTGAGCATGCGATTGACGTAGGGGTCGCAGCGAGTGCCCAGCAGGTCGTGCAGGCGGCCGCCGTGTTCGTCGATGCCGTAGTCGGCGAGGCTGTCGTCGGTGATGGTCAGCATCGGCCGCAGGAAGGGCAGGTTCGACCACAGGCGGTCATAGGTGCTGACATGGGCGCCTTGCAGCTGACGGGTACGCGCCGCCCACATGCGCTCGCGGGGGTCGTTGGCGTTCCACACGTTGAAGTCGCCCACCTGCGGGCCGATCGGGGTGGTGACGCGGAACACGTGGCCTGCCGGGACCTTCCAGGCGCGGCCAGTGCGGATAGGTACTTCGAACTGCTCGACCAGGGTGCGGTTGTCCTTGCTGTCGCGGATACGGTCGTAGAACGCTTTGTCGACCTGCAGGGCGCTGCCTTTGCTGACCTGGTAAGCGGCGGGATAGTCCTTGTACATGGTGAGTCCTCTCTTTCAGGGGCGGGGAGCGCTACGGAGGATATCCAGCAGCACGGATTCGGAGTCTTCGAGGTAACTGCTCAACGCGTGCTCGGCCTGCGCTTTGAGGCCGTTGCCCAGCAGGGCGTGAATGTGCCGGTCGCGTTCCAGCCAGGGCTTCTGAAAGCCTTCCTCGCTGGGCGCGTTGGCGAACACCAGGCGCATCTGTGCGGCGACCTTGGCGAAAAAATCGTCGAACAGCGCACTGCCCATCAGGCCGACGATGTGCTGGTGAAAATGCAGGCTGTGGGTGCCGAAGGCCTGCCAGTTCTCGCGTTCCTGGGCCAGTTGCGCGGCCTCGATGGCGTCGCCCATCAGGCTCCACTGGTAGTCGCTGAGCGGTTGGCTGGCCGCAACAGCCTGTAATTCCAGGGTGCGCCGCGCCTTGAAAAGGTCGCGCACATCGTCAACGCCCATGCGCCGCACCATCACGCCCTTGTTGCGCACATAGCTGGCCAGCCCCTCGCGACCGAGTTGGTGCAGGGCTTCGCGCACGGTATTGCGCGAGACGTTGTAGGCGTTGACCAGCTCGCTTTCGATCAGCGGCATGCCCGGTATCAGGCGGCCGCCGATGATGTCTTCGCGCAGCTCGATGGCCACCTGATCAGCCAGGGACAAGCGGGAGGGTTTGGATGTATTCACACGGATCTCTGACATTGTTCAACAATCGTCTTTCTACAATGAAGCGATAACCGTGCCACAGGTAATTGCAGACCAAAAAAAACCGGCCCGCACAGGCGGACCGGTTTATTCACAACTTCAATCTTACAGGGTAGCAACCACTACTCGAGGACGGGACGACAGTGCAAACCGCCCAACCCCGAAGCTGAGTGCGCCGCCGATCAGCAGCATGATCAAAGTGCCCCAGGCCGCTTTCGACAGGTTCTTCGCCGCTACGTCAGCTGCTTCGCGGGCTTGCTGCTCAGCTTGCTGCTTGAGCTCCTGGACCTTCGCGACCGCCTGTTGATAAGCCTGCGCGTAGTTATCCACAACCTGCTGCGCTTGCTCGTGGCTCTTGCCGGTGCGTGCGGCAACGATGTTGACCAGCGCATCCTTGTCTGCCGCATTCAGCGCAGGCTCACCGGATTTTTGCACGCGGTCGAACCACTGCTTGAGCTGATCGCCTGCTTGAGTAGGATCGTTCGACGCTTGCGCAGCCGATTGCTTGGCATCGGTGCTGGCCTGATCGGTTTTCTGCTCCAGCGTGGAAGGATCAAGCTCCGCCTTGCCCGACTGTTTCAGCGTGGTATCCAGTTGCGACTTCAAGCTGTCCCAATCCAGGCTGATGCCATTCTTGTCGAGCTGCTGCTTGATGCCTTGGCCCACGCCAGGCGCTGCTGCGGCGACGCCATCGGCTGCCAGCGACAAGCCTTTACCCGCGATGTTGCCGGCGGTGCCGACCAGGCTCCCAGCCAGGGATGCGAGCAACCAGGTGGTCAGCAGGGTAGTGACAGTCCAGCTCAACAGACCGTGCAGGCCACCGCGGTCGGGCGCCGTGCGACCTGCCACCCAGGCACCTACCGCCACGGAGATCAAGGTGCTGACAAACAACCAGATGCCAGCGCCCGTGCCAAAGCCGCGCAAGGGGTTGCCCTGCGCCATGGGGTCGACCGCGCTGGCGCCGATTGCAGTGCCGAGCACACTCAGTACCAGATAGGTAACCAGTGCGATGGCGCCCCCGGCAAAGACCGAACTCCAAGACACTCGGAAGGGCGAAACAGTGCTTACGGGAGCATTTACGTAGGGTGTAGTCATGGGCGATTCCTCAGGCATTAAGTACATTCAGCCGCTGCGCCAGGCGCGTCGTCTGGATAGCGAGACAACCCTGTCGGCGTCTCTGCCGTCTGGTGCGGCATGGATATCAGTCTGCCCGGGCCGCATGCTCGCTGTATTGGCGCATATGCACCCCTGCATCTGGTGCATTCGCACCGACCGCTCCATGCAGGGACTGCACTAAGCTGCAGGCATCCGGTCCGATAGGCAGGGATGCAAGGGCATCCCTCGGGGCTCGGTACCGATGCTGAAACGACCGGAGAATGAACCAATGAGCGAGGCCGTGCTTGCCAGAGAAACCAACCGCCGTCAGTTGCAGCAGATCATCTCGGGGTTGTCGGACGGCGTGATCCTGATCGAGGTCGACCAGACCATCATCTGGGCCAACGAGGCGGCTCTGCAGATGCATGGTGTCGAGGCCATCGGCGAGCTGGGCGCCAATGGCGACGAATACCGGGAGCGATTTGCCCTGCGCTATCGCAACAACCATCCATTGGACGTCGAGCAGCATCCCTTCAGTCGCGTCGCGGCCGGTGATGTCTTCAGCGATGTGATCGTTGAAGTCAGCCGAACAGGTGACGAGGACGAGCGCAGCCGCGTGCACCGGATTCGCAGCATGGTGCTGGAAGACAGCAAAGGCATGGCGGAGTCACTGGTATTGATCATCTCGGACGCAACCGAGTGGGCCAGTGCCGAGCAGCGTTTCGAAAAAACCTTCAATGCCAACCCAGCGCCGGCAGTCATCTGCCGCCTCAGCGACCTGCGGTTCATCAAGGTCAATCAGGGGTTTCTGGAGATGACCGGGCATTCGCGCGAGAACGTGATTGGCCGCTCGGTGTACGAAGTCGATGTACTCGAAAACGCCGAACGCAAGGACCTGGCCATCGAGCGGTTGACCCAAGGAGCAACGATTCCGCAGATGCAGGCCGAGCTGAAAATGCCCGACGGCGGCACCAAGCTGGTGATCGTGGCCGGGCAACCGCTGGACATGAACGAAGAGGACTGCATGTTGTTCTCGTTCACCGATCTGGAGCCCCGGCGCAAGGCCGAAACCGCGCTGCGCCAAAGCGAGGAGCGCTTCGCCAAGGCCTTTCGGTTGACCCCGGTGCCGACCCTGGTCTGCAGCGCCGATCGTCAGCAGGTGGTGGATGCCAACGAAGCCTTTCTCACGACCTTGGGATACACCGCCCAGGAATTGATCGGCAGGACCATCGCCGAGCTCGATTTCATCGAGGGCCCTGGGGTGACCAGCCAACTGTTCGACGTGCTGGAGAAGACCGGGCGTATCGACGGGCTGGATCTCAAATTGCGCAAAAAAGGCGACGAGACCCTCGATTGCGTGCTGGCGGCCGATACCGTCAGCATCCAGGACGCTGCGTGCTACCTGCTGGTGCTGGTGGACATCACCGAGCGCAAGCGTTCGGAGCGGGAGCTGGTCGAGGCGATCGAGACGGTCATGCAGGATGCGTCCTGGTTCAGCCAGACGCTGATCGAGAAGCTGGCAAATGCCAAAAGCGCCAGTAATCGGCAGTTGCCCAGTGCGTCCTTTACCGACCTCACCGCCCGTGAGCGCGATGTGCTGGGCTTGATCTGCGAAGGGCTGGCCGACAAGGAAATTGCTGCACGGCTCAACCTCGCCCTCAACACCGTGCGCAATCATGTGGCGACGGTCTATTCCAAACTTGACGTCCATAGTCGTAGCGCCGCCATCGTCTGGGCCCGGGAGCGGCATCTGTTTGCCGGGCAGCCCAAGGCGATGGCAAAGCGCGAGAATTAGGTGCGACGCACCCGATGCGGAATATCCGTATCGGCGATCAGCACCCGCTCCATTACCCGGTCGAAATCACCATAGTTGTAGACCGGGTAGTGCAGCAATGCGCGGTTATCCCAGAAGGCCACGGTGCCCGGCGTCCACTTGAAGCGCACCTGATACTCGGGGTTGCTGAACTCGCGCAGCAACTCGGCCACCAGCTCGCGGCTCTCTTCGACGGACCAGCCGATGAACTGCGGCGACATCGAGAAGTTGATGAACAGTGCGTCTTCGCCGGTCTCGGGATGGGTGCGCACCAGCGGGTGGGCGATGATCGGGTAGTCGTAGCCGACCTTGTCCAGCGATGACTTGAAGTTGTGGGTCACGAACAGATTGTCGATACGCGCCTTGAGCTCCTCGGACAGCCCGCGATACACCAGCCCGGCATCGGCCCACACCGTGTCGCCACCCAATTGCGGCAGCGATACCGCGCGCAGCACGGCGCCGTAGGTGGGTTTGAGCATCCAGCTGGTGTCGGTGTGCCAACGACCTTTGCGGGCATCGCCGTATGCCTCCTTGGCCTGGCTGGCGAGAATCAGGTGGGCCTGAGGCTTGGCGGTGTCTTCCTGTTGGGTGGTGGGGTGCACGTACAGCTCGCCGAACTGCGCCGCAAAGGCGATCTGCTGCGCGCTGTTGATGTGCTGGTCGCGAAAGAAGATGACCTTGTGCTTGAGCAGCAGCGCGTGGACTTCGTCGCGCTGCACGGGGGAGAGTGGTTTGCTCAGGTCGATGCCGCTGATCTCGGCGCCCAAGGTGGGCTCCAGCGTGGTGACCCTAAGGCTTTCGGTAATCGCGACTACGTTTTCTGCGGGCATGATGCCGTCCTCTTGTTGTTACCAGTCGAAGGAACACGCGCCCTGACGGTCACAGAGCGCGGTACGGAGCCCTTGCGGGCGAATCAGTTGGCCGCCGCGACCTTGCTCGGCAGTCCGCGCACGGCGTTGAAGCTCTTGTCGAAGCCCTTGGAAACGTCCACGGGGCGGTTCAGCACTTTTTCATCGAGGTAGATATCGGCGGTGGTCTGCAAGTTGGCGATCACGGCGTCGGTGATTTCTACGGGTTGGTATTGGGTCTCCTTGGCCGACGCCAGGTGCACCTCCACAGGCAGGCCGGTAACTTTGGCCTGAGCCTCGGCATACTCCTGTGGATGGCTGTTGACCCAGTTCCAGGCGCGGTCGACGCGTTTGACGAAGTCGTCGAGCTGCACGCGTTTGTCGGTGATGGCCTGGCTGGTGGCGGCCAGGTACGAGTTGTTGGTCAGCAGGTCGTTGCCTTTGCGCAGGATGCGCGCGCCATTCTGGGTGATTGCGATCGTGGTGTACGGGTCCCAGGTCGCCCAGGCATCGGCGTTGCCGCTTTCGAGGGCGGCGCGCGCGTCGGTGGGCAGCAGGTTGACGAAGGTCACGTCCGAGGTTTTCAGGCCGGCCTCGCGCAGTGCCTTGATCACCAGAAAGTGGCCGATCGAGCCGCGGTTGACGGTGATACGTTTGCCTTTGAGGTCGGCGACGGTCTTGAGGGATGAGTCCTTGCGCACCAGGATCGAGGTGGCGAAGCGCCCTTCGACATGGGTAATGCTGACGACCTTGAGCGGCGCACCGGCGCCGAGGGCGAACACGTAGGGCGCATCGCCCAGCGAGCCGACGTCCACCGCGCCGGCGTTGAGCGCCTCGCCCAACGGCGCGGCCGCAGCGAACTCGGAGAACTCGATGGGATAGGGCACGTCTTTCAGCTCGCCGGAAGCGCCGAGCAGTATCTTCAGCGAGGACTTCTGGTTGGCCACTCGCAAGGGTTCGAGGTCAGCGGCGTGGGTCACGGCGCTCAATAGCAGGCTGCTACTCATCAGGGTGGCAATCAGGGTGCGGATCAGCATGCGGGTCAGGCCTTGGTCGGGGGAGTTTGGTCACGGGCGAGGGCGAAGATGTCTTCCATGCGCCAGTGCTGATTGGCAAATCGGGGATCGTGCGCCCACTCATCCCAGCCCGAGTCGCGGCGGTACTGGCCGAGCAGGCCGCTGGCGCGAATGTGATCGGGGTCAACGGTGACCGCGTGTTCGCTGTCGGGGTGGACGAAAATCGCGTCGCTGGCGCAGTACAGCTCGCACATGAAGCAGGTCTGGCAATCGGCCTGGCGGGCGATGTGCGGTTTGCCGTCGGCGCCGATGGCAATCACGTCGCTGGGGCAGGCGGCAACGCAGCGGTTGCAGCCGTCGCAGAGGTCTTTGAGGATCAGCTCGATCACGCCGATACTCCCGCTTGTATGGGATCGCGGCGTACCCAGGGCGCATCGAGGCCGCCGCTGCGCAGGTGCAGGTCGAAGGCCTTCAGTTGCTGCGCAGCGTCGTCGCGCTGATGCATGCCACGGCTCTCGCGGCGCTCGAGGGCAGCGCTGTAGCACCAGCGCGCGGTGGCGAGCATCGCGGCGGTTTCGCGCCAGCGCAGCAGGCCGTTGGCATCGGCGCTGTGGCCGGGTTGGCGCAGGCGGTCCCAGGCGTTTTCCAGGCTGCCCAGAGAGCGCTGCAACTGTTCGCCATGGCGAAACAGGTTCTTGTCGTAGGGGTGCATTTCGTCCTGTACGGCGCGAATCAGTGCGCTGCTGTCGGTGCTTGTTTCGCCGATGGGCAGCAGGCCGACGCGGGCGGTGCCGTGGCTCTGCTGGCTGCGCGCCGGATGTGCCTGGGCATGACGCGCGGCGCCGCTGCCAGCCCACTGGCCGGTCGACAGGGCCCACGAAGAATTCACCGCGCCGCCACCGGAAATGCCTCCAGTGACGGCCTCCCGGCTGGCCGCATCACCGGCGGCGAACAGCCCGGGCAGACGGGTCTGGCATTGGCTGTCGACCAGGCGCAGGCCGCCGACGCCGCGGATGGTGCCTTCGGCGTGCAGCGTGACGGCGAACTTGTCGCGGTACGGATCGATGCCCAGACGGTCGAACGGCAGCATCACGTTTGGCTGCACGTAGGGCAACTGGGTACGGATAGCCTCGGGGATACGATCGAGTCGGCAGTACACCGGCCCTTCGAGCAGCGCCCGGGCCAGGGAATTATTGAAATCCGGCCCTTTGCTGATTGGCAGCTCGCGCCCGGCGGCATCGAAATAGCGGCCGAAGGAATAGACCATCGAGCGGGTCATGGTGCTGTTCGCCGGGGCCACGCAGTAGTAGCTGGAAAACTCCATGCCGGACAACTCGGCACCGGCTTCGACGCCCATCAGGTAACCGTCGCCGGTGTTGTTGCGGCTGCCCAGCAGACGTGAATGGAAGGCGCAGCCGCCGGTAGCGAGCACCACGGCCGGTGCGTGGACCTGCCATTCGCGGTGCTGCTGGCGCTGCCAGCCACGGGCGCCGGCGAGCTCGCCTTGATCATTTTTCAGCAGTTCCAGCGCCGGGCTGTGGTCGAGCAGGGTGACTCCCTGTTCCACCACCAGCTGGCGCATGGCGGCCATGTATTCGGGACCACGCAAGGCGCGGTACTGCTTTTCGCCGCGCTCGTTGCGGGGGAATCGGTAGAGGCGATCGAGGCTGGGCAGGGTTTGCCAGGTGGTTTCGAGAATCCCCGCCATCCAGCTGGCCTGGGCCAAGCCGCTGGCGCTGGCCAGGCGTTTGTCGATGGCCGCCTGGCGTTGTTCCGGCCGCACCCACCAATGCCCCGGACCGGCGGTAGCCGTCACGCCGCTGGTACCGCAGTAGCCTTTTTCGGCCAGCACCACCCGCGCGCCCTCACGGGCCGCCGCTACCGCCGCCCAAGCGCCAGCGAGGCCGCCACCAATGACGAGCACGTCGGCGTCGAACTGCGCGACGGCGCCATGGCGGTGAAGGGGAACGGTCATGCAGAGCTCCTGGTCGTGGTCGTTCGGGGACGGCCTCCACCAGGCAAGGGGTCGGTCTGCAGGGGACAGTAGCCCTCTGATTCGGTGCTGTGAAATTCTTTTTAGCGCTAAGCTAATTATGTACGTTGGTTATTTTGTAGATGGGGCATATCAGGTTTATTGATTTTATTTTGAGTCGCCCATCGTGCAATTACATTAAATCTCCGTGAGATGTACCGCGACGCCAATGGCGTTTCCGCCGCCATAAATGCTTTGCTTATCCCCCGTTAACCCCCAACATCAACTCCAGACTCTGCACCGCCGCCCCCGAGGCGCCCTTGCCGAGGTTGTCGAACACCGCCGTCAACAGCACCTGCCCCTGTGCATCGTTGCTGAACACCGCCAGGCGCAGATCGTTGGTACCGTTCAATGCCTGCGGGTCCAGCTGAGCCGTTGCGCTCGCGGGCTCCAGCGGGGCCACGTGCACATACCGGGATCCCTGATAGAAATCCTTCAATCGCTGATGCAGCTGCTGGGCCTGCACGCCGGCTGGCAGCAGGCGCGTCTGCAAGGCGATGGTCAGCACTATCCCCTGAGCGTAGGCGGCATAGGCCGGCACGAACACCGGGGCGAATGCCAGGCCGGCGTGACGTTGCATCTCGGGTACATGCTTGTGGGCCAGCTGCAGCCCGTACACCCGCAGCGCCGGGCCGGGGGCCACGCCGGGTGTTTCATACTGCTCGACACCGGCGCGACCGCTGCCAGAGTAGCCCGACACGGCATTCACAGTAATCGGATAGTCGGCCGGTACCAGCCCGGCGCTTACCAGTGGTCGCAGCAGGGCGATGGCGCCGGTCGGGTAGCAGCCGGGGTTGCTGACGCGCTTGGCATGGGCGATCAGGTCGGCCTGGCGCTCGTCCATTTCCGGGAAGCCGTACACCCAGCCGGCGGTGGTGCGGTGCGCGGAGCTGGCATCGATGACCTGCACAGTCGGGCTGACCACCGAAGCGACGACTTCACGGGCCGCGTCGTCCGGCAGGCAGAGGATGGCCACATCGGCGCTGTTGATCGCTTCGGCGCGGCGCTGCGGGTCCTTGCGCTCGGCATCGGGCAGGGTCAGCAGTTGGATATCACGGCGCCCTTGCAAACGTGCATGGATCTGCAGACCGGTAGTGCCTTGGTCGCCGTCGATGAAAACAATGGGCTGGGTCATGACGCTGTCTCGCGAGGAGCTGGGGATGCGCCATCATCGAACAGGATTCAGATAAAGAAAATTTGAATATAATGACGGTCGCGTTCACTTTTGCTGAACGATATTGCCGAGAAGCTCCATGCGTGAAATCAGTCTCGACCGCCTGCGCACCCTCGTGGTGATCGCCGAACTCGGCTCGTTCGCCAAGGCTGCCCGTGCCTTGAGCCTGGCGCCGCCCACGGTCAGCTTGCACATCGCCGACCTCGAGGCGCGTATCGGGGCGCCGCTGCTGTCGCGCAAACGCGGGCAGGTGCATCCCACGGCAATCGGCGAAACCCTGATCGAGCGGGCGCGACGCTTGTTGGACGATGCCTCCCAGGCACTCGACGACGTGCAGCGTCAGGTGCAGGGGCTGGCCGGTCGCGTGCGCTTGGGCGCCTCGACCGGAGCGCTGGCCTATCTGCTGCCCCAGGTGCTGGCGGTGCTGGGCAAGCGTCATCCGGGCATCGATGTGCAGGTAGCGGTGCTGACCTCCCAGCAATCGCTGGCGCGGCTGGTCGATGGCAGCCTGGACATCGGTTTGGTGGCCTTGCCCCAGGCCGCGGTGGGCGGACTTGAACTGCACCCCTGGCGCCGCGATCCGATCATGGCCTTTTTGCCGGCGCTCTGGGACGTTCCCGCCCGCGTTACGCCGGGCTGGCTGGCCAGCCGCGCGTTGATCCTCAACGATGTCACCACCCAGCTTTCCCGGGTTACGGGGGAATGGTTCGCCAGCGCCGGCCTGCAGCCGCAGGCGCGAATCCAGCTCAACTACAACGACGCGATCAAAAGCCTGGTGGCGGCGGGGTACGGCGCCACGCTGCTGCCCTTCGAGGCCCACTCCCCACAGCCGGACCCGCGCATGACCATGCGCCCGTTGCGCCCGGCCCTGTGGCGCGAGCTGGGCATCGCTCATCGTGCTGGCGCGGTGGAGCAAAGTACCCAGTACGTGCTGGATGTGCTGGGCGAGATGGTGGTCAGCGCCTGACTCTGTAGATCTGCATTTCTCGCAAGCACCCCGTGGTAACGCGCAAGCCCGCGACCACAGCGTCCGTCGCGTTAGCCAAAGGTGAACGCATAGGCGCTCACGCCCGGATCGAGAAACTCGATCGTGAACCTATGGTCGGCCACATCGCCCGGCTGGCGTACCAATTGATACAGGCGCTGCTCGGTGACGGTCCCTGAGCCATCAGGTGCGATGTCGGTGCCGTGGGCATCGGCCGGGGCCTTGCCATCGATCAACACCTTGAAACGCACCGGCTTGCCGTCCTGGCCCGGCCCCAGCACCAGATGCAGATCACGGGCATGGAAGCGATAGCCGATCTTGCCGCCAGCGGCCGCCAGAGTGGCCTGCTCTGAACCGATCATCCACTGCCCTTCGACGCCCCATTGGTTGAGCGCTGGCTGTGCGGGCAGTTGGTAGGTGGCGTTCTTGTCGGGGGCGATATCCGGCGTCGAGGCGAAATTTTCCGAGCGGCGATAGCCCACGTAGGTTTCCGGCGAGCGCATGTCCTGGCCGTCCGAACCTTGCTGCACGCCGCTGGCCTTGGCGGTGATCAGGCCGCTGTCGACATCCTTGTGCCCGGCTTCACGCAGCAGCTGCTGTATGACTTGTTCGGACTCGGCATAGTTGCCTTCACCAAAGTGGTGATAGCGGATGTGGCCATTGGCATCGACAAAGTAGTGGGCAGGCCAGTACTGATTGTTGAAGGCGCGCCAGATACTGAAGTCGTTGTCGATGGCCACCGGGTAGTTGACGCCGAGCTTCTTCATGGCTTTGGTGACGTTGCCTGCATCCTGCTCGAAAGCGAACTCCGGTGAATGCACGCCGATCACCACCAGGCCCTGATCGCGGTATTTATCCGCCCAGGCGGTGATGTAGGGCAGGGTGCGCAGGCAGTTGATGCAGGAGTAGGTCCAGAAGTCGATCAGCACCACTTTGCCACGCAGGCCCTCGGCGGTCAGCGGCGGCGAGTTGAGCCACTGCACGGCGCCGTCGAGGCTGGGCAGATCGCCTTCGATGGGTAATTTGGTGAGGTCGGTTTCGCCGACCTTCTCGGCTTTTTTACCTATCACCCGATCCACCAGGCTTTGTTCCAGGCCGCCCGTGGAGGCGGTAGAGACTTGCGCGAGGATGCCGGTGTCGAGCCCGGAAGCGATGGCCACTACGCCCAGGAGCATGGCCGCACCCAGGACTTTACGCACCCACTCGCCAGCGCCGATGGAGCGCTTCATGGCCGCGAACACCTTGCCACCCAGCAGCAGCGCGATCGCCAGCGAGGTCGCCGCACCGGCCGCGTAGGCCAGCAGCAACAACGTGCTGCCGATGCTCGCGCCTTGCAGGGCCGCGCCCGTCAGCACCAACCCGAGGATCGGTCCGGCGCAGGGCGCCCAGAGCAGCCCGGTGGCCACGCCGATCAAAAAAGAAGCACCTGGGCGCGGTCGGCTGTCGTTACCGGCCGCCTCTGACAAACGACTGCCGACGGCCACCAATGGCCGGGTCAGGCGATCGGCCAGGCGCGGCAGCAGCAGCGTCAGGCCGAACAGCGCGACGAACACCAGCGCCAGCCAGCGGCCATATTGATTGAGCTGCACCACCCAGGCGCCACCCACTGCAGCCAGGGAGGCCACCAGCGCGAAAGTCACTGCCATGCCGAGCAGCAAGGGCAGGCCGCTGCGCACGAATGGCTGGCCGGTGCGGGCGAAAACGAAGGGCAAAACGGGCAGGATGCAGGGGCTGACAATCGTCAGCACGCCCCCAAGATAAGCGAGGATAAGTAGCAGCATGGTCGGTAAGGCCTTGTATGTGGGAGGTTGCGCGGCGTGTGAAGTGCGCTGTACAAAGCCTAGGGGGAAGGCTTTCCTGAAGTCCTCACGGGCTATTAAACATTTTGTGATAGTTGCCCGGAATCTATCGCTATATAGTTAGAAATGTAGCGAATCATTGCGCTGCGCAGAGGAGAAAACCGGTGACCGCACGACCCAAGGAAGCTGTTGGCGAAGCGTACAGCATCGACTCCATGCGCTATGCCCAAGCGCAAACCTGGCGAGCTATCGAAGCATTGGCCGCGCGTATCAAGCCCGGCGTCAGCGAGTCCCAGGCCCGCGCGCTGGGCAAGCAGGTATTGCTGGAACTGGACATGGAGCGGATCTGGCATCCGTTGCTCGTGCGGATCGGCGCCAACACCCTGAAGACCTTCGGGCAGCGCTCCGAAGGCGATCCGGTGCTGGGCGACGACGATATCTACTTCATTGACATGGGCGCGTGCTGGCAAGGCCACGAGGGCGATGCCGGTGCGACCTTCACCACCGGCAGTGACCCGCAAATGATTGCCTGTGCCGCGGCAGTCAAGACCTTGTTCGAGCAGGTTCAGGCGCGGTGGCAGCAGGGTCAGGTCACCGGGCTTGAGCTGTACGCTTACGCCGAGGAGCAGGCCGAGGCCCTGGGCTGGAAGCTCAACCTGAACATCAAGGGCCACCGCGTCAGCGATTTCCCCCATTCGGTACACA
Proteins encoded:
- a CDS encoding ferredoxin family protein, with translation MIELILKDLCDGCNRCVAACPSDVIAIGADGKPHIARQADCQTCFMCELYCASDAIFVHPDSEHAVTVDPDHIRASGLLGQYRRDSGWDEWAHDPRFANQHWRMEDIFALARDQTPPTKA
- a CDS encoding FAD-binding protein translates to MTVPLHRHGAVAQFDADVLVIGGGLAGAWAAVAAAREGARVVLAEKGYCGTSGVTATAGPGHWWVRPEQRQAAIDKRLASASGLAQASWMAGILETTWQTLPSLDRLYRFPRNERGEKQYRALRGPEYMAAMRQLVVEQGVTLLDHSPALELLKNDQGELAGARGWQRQQHREWQVHAPAVVLATGGCAFHSRLLGSRNNTGDGYLMGVEAGAELSGMEFSSYYCVAPANSTMTRSMVYSFGRYFDAAGRELPISKGPDFNNSLARALLEGPVYCRLDRIPEAIRTQLPYVQPNVMLPFDRLGIDPYRDKFAVTLHAEGTIRGVGGLRLVDSQCQTRLPGLFAAGDAASREAVTGGISGGGAVNSSWALSTGQWAGSGAARHAQAHPARSQQSHGTARVGLLPIGETSTDSSALIRAVQDEMHPYDKNLFRHGEQLQRSLGSLENAWDRLRQPGHSADANGLLRWRETAAMLATARWCYSAALERRESRGMHQRDDAAQQLKAFDLHLRSGGLDAPWVRRDPIQAGVSA
- the argC gene encoding N-acetyl-gamma-glutamyl-phosphate reductase, with translation MTQPIVFIDGDQGTTGLQIHARLQGRRDIQLLTLPDAERKDPQRRAEAINSADVAILCLPDDAAREVVASVVSPTVQVIDASSAHRTTAGWVYGFPEMDERQADLIAHAKRVSNPGCYPTGAIALLRPLVSAGLVPADYPITVNAVSGYSGSGRAGVEQYETPGVAPGPALRVYGLQLAHKHVPEMQRHAGLAFAPVFVPAYAAYAQGIVLTIALQTRLLPAGVQAQQLHQRLKDFYQGSRYVHVAPLEPASATAQLDPQALNGTNDLRLAVFSNDAQGQVLLTAVFDNLGKGASGAAVQSLELMLGVNGG
- a CDS encoding LysR family transcriptional regulator, whose product is MREISLDRLRTLVVIAELGSFAKAARALSLAPPTVSLHIADLEARIGAPLLSRKRGQVHPTAIGETLIERARRLLDDASQALDDVQRQVQGLAGRVRLGASTGALAYLLPQVLAVLGKRHPGIDVQVAVLTSQQSLARLVDGSLDIGLVALPQAAVGGLELHPWRRDPIMAFLPALWDVPARVTPGWLASRALILNDVTTQLSRVTGEWFASAGLQPQARIQLNYNDAIKSLVAAGYGATLLPFEAHSPQPDPRMTMRPLRPALWRELGIAHRAGAVEQSTQYVLDVLGEMVVSA
- a CDS encoding cytochrome c biogenesis protein DipZ; protein product: MLLLILAYLGGVLTIVSPCILPVLPFVFARTGQPFVRSGLPLLLGMAVTFALVASLAAVGGAWVVQLNQYGRWLALVFVALFGLTLLLPRLADRLTRPLVAVGSRLSEAAGNDSRPRPGASFLIGVATGLLWAPCAGPILGLVLTGAALQGASIGSTLLLLAYAAGAATSLAIALLLGGKVFAAMKRSIGAGEWVRKVLGAAMLLGVVAIASGLDTGILAQVSTASTGGLEQSLVDRVIGKKAEKVGETDLTKLPIEGDLPSLDGAVQWLNSPPLTAEGLRGKVVLIDFWTYSCINCLRTLPYITAWADKYRDQGLVVIGVHSPEFAFEQDAGNVTKAMKKLGVNYPVAIDNDFSIWRAFNNQYWPAHYFVDANGHIRYHHFGEGNYAESEQVIQQLLREAGHKDVDSGLITAKASGVQQGSDGQDMRSPETYVGYRRSENFASTPDIAPDKNATYQLPAQPALNQWGVEGQWMIGSEQATLAAAGGKIGYRFHARDLHLVLGPGQDGKPVRFKVLIDGKAPADAHGTDIAPDGSGTVTEQRLYQLVRQPGDVADHRFTIEFLDPGVSAYAFTFG
- a CDS encoding M24 family metallopeptidase, which encodes MTARPKEAVGEAYSIDSMRYAQAQTWRAIEALAARIKPGVSESQARALGKQVLLELDMERIWHPLLVRIGANTLKTFGQRSEGDPVLGDDDIYFIDMGACWQGHEGDAGATFTTGSDPQMIACAAAVKTLFEQVQARWQQGQVTGLELYAYAEEQAEALGWKLNLNIKGHRVSDFPHSVHKGGDLGDFEAEPGAGLWILEIQIAHPTEAYGAFYEDLLA